A genomic region of Bactrocera dorsalis isolate Fly_Bdor chromosome 3, ASM2337382v1, whole genome shotgun sequence contains the following coding sequences:
- the LOC105228346 gene encoding lysozyme E-like, whose translation MKALACLTIALALAAPALSITLDRCRLAREMSRLGVPRDQLARWACIAEHESSYRTHIKGPTNSNGSNDYGIFQINNYYWCQPSNGRFSHNECKLSCDALLTDDITNSVRCARKIQARQGWKAWATWKYCSGTLPSIDSCF comes from the coding sequence ATGAAAGCTTTAGCCTGCCTCACTATCGCTTTGGCTTTGGCCGCTCCAGCCTTGAGCATAACTTTAGACCGCTGCCGTTTAGCGCGTGAGATGTCCCGCTTAGGTGTGCCCAGGGATCAATTGGCGCGCTGGGCTTGCATTGCTGAACACGAGAGCTCCTATCGCACCCATATTAAGGGCCCAACCAACTCCAACGGATCCAACGATTACGGTATCTTCCAGATCAACAACTACTACTGGTGCCAGCCCTCCAACGGTCGTTTCTCCCACAATGAATGCAAATTGAGCTGCGATGCTCTGTTGACCGATGACATTACCAACTCTGTGCGTTGCGCACGCAAAATCCAAGCACGACAGGGTTGGAAAGCTTGGGCCACCTGGAAGTACTGCAGTGGTACACTGCCCAGCATTGATTCATGCTTCTAA
- the LOC105228357 gene encoding retinol-binding protein pinta isoform X2 yields MNPISDDAAPILRPLGPTLQKIACEELNEVPNRVADDVLALRQWIHKQPHLCARTNDQFLVGFLRGSKNSLEKAKQKIDRYYTLKAALPEVFNERRQVDDPLVMEIVRLGIILQIPVPADYHGPCITIIRACSYDTTKYKFADIIRVGSMFGEIMTIEDDNSTVSGYIEIMDMSNVSGQHFLQLKPDLLRKFSTFAEEAMPMRQRGTHFINVPTAFEKGFRTLSTFFPEKMLSRISVNSNPEALFEFLPREHLPQEYGGENGTIADIVERMEAKLLRYRDYFLQEPEFGTNEKLREGALYNYENIFGLVGSFRKLEVD; encoded by the exons ATGAATCCCATAAGCGACGATGCAGCGCCAATTCTACGACCGCTTGGGCCCACTTTACAGAAAATCGCCTGCGAGGAGCTGAATGAGGTGCCCAATCGTGTGGCGGACGATGTGCTGGCGCTGCGTCAATGGATACACAAACAACCACATTTGTGTGCGCGCACCAATGATCAGTTTCTCGTCGGCTTTCTGCGCGGCTCCAAGAATAGTTTGGAAAAGGCGAAGCAGAAAATCGATCGTTACTACACATTGAAGGCAGCCTTGCCGGAGGTGTTCAATGAGCGACGACAGGTCGACGATCCGCTAGTGATGGAAATTGTACGCCTAGG CATCATCTTACAGATACCGGTGCCCGCCGACTACCATGGCCCCTGCATAACGATCATACGCGCATGCTCGTACGACACCACCAAATACAAGTTCGCCGATATTATACGCGTCGGTTCGATGTTTGGCGAAATTATGACAATCGAGGATGACAATTCCACAGTTAGCGGCTATATTGAGATTATGGATATGTCTAATGTGAGCGGTCAGCATTTTCTGCAATTGAAACCGGATTTGCTGCGCAAGTTCTCGACCTTCGCTGAGGAGGCAATGCCAATGCGTCAACGTGGCACACATTTTATTAATGTACCGACGGCGTTTGAGAAGGGCTTCCGGACACTAAGCACTTTCTTTCCGGAGAAAATGCTCAGTCGG ATTTCAGTCAACTCTAATCCCGAAGCGTTGTTCGAATTCCTGCCACGCGAACATTTGCCGCAGGAGTATGGCGGTGAGAATGGCACCATAGCCGATATTGTGGAGCGCATGGAAGCGAAATTGTTGCGTTATCGCGACTACTTTTTGCAGGAACCGGAATTCGGCACTAATGAGAAGTTGCGCGAGGGCGCGCTCTATAATTATGAGAACATTTTCGGGCTGGTGGGTTCATTCCGTAAATTAGAAGTCGATTAG
- the LOC105228345 gene encoding lysozyme 1, with amino-acid sequence MKVLAFFVLALALAAPAFGKTFTRCSLAVEMYNLGVPKDQLARWTCIAEHESSYRTGVTGPTNSNGSNDYGIFQINNYYWCQPASGRFSYNECKLSCDALLTDNITDSVRCARKIQGQQGWTAWSTWKYCSGTLPSIDSCF; translated from the coding sequence ATGAAAGTTTTAGCCTTCTTCGTTCTCGCTTTGGCTTTGGCCGCTCCAGCTTTCGGCAAAACATTCACCCGTTGCTCCTTAGCTGTTGAGATGTACAACTTAGGTGTACCAAAGGATCAATTAGCACGTTGGACTTGCATTGCTGAACACGAGAGCTCCTATCGCACCGGTGTTACAGGCCCAACCAACTCTAACGGTTCCAACGATTACGGTATCTTCCAGATCAACAACTACTACTGGTGCCAGCCTGCCAGCGGTCGTTTCTCCTACAATGAATGCAAATTGAGCTGCGATGCTCTGTTGACCGATAACATTACCGACTCTGTGCGTTGCGCACGCAAGATCCAAGGACAACAGGGTTGGACAGCTTGGTCCACCTGGAAGTACTGCAGTGGTACACTGCCCAGCATTGACTCATGCTTTTAA
- the LOC105228357 gene encoding retinol-binding protein pinta isoform X1 gives MSFQAYTSSVTNHFVSYHKVLERRTLPQRHPQMNPISDDAAPILRPLGPTLQKIACEELNEVPNRVADDVLALRQWIHKQPHLCARTNDQFLVGFLRGSKNSLEKAKQKIDRYYTLKAALPEVFNERRQVDDPLVMEIVRLGIILQIPVPADYHGPCITIIRACSYDTTKYKFADIIRVGSMFGEIMTIEDDNSTVSGYIEIMDMSNVSGQHFLQLKPDLLRKFSTFAEEAMPMRQRGTHFINVPTAFEKGFRTLSTFFPEKMLSRISVNSNPEALFEFLPREHLPQEYGGENGTIADIVERMEAKLLRYRDYFLQEPEFGTNEKLREGALYNYENIFGLVGSFRKLEVD, from the exons atgtcgtttcAGGCGTATACCTCCAGTGTTACCAATCACTTTGTCTCATACCAtaaagtgttggaaag gcgcacacTACCGCAACGTCATCCACAAATGAATCCCATAAGCGACGATGCAGCGCCAATTCTACGACCGCTTGGGCCCACTTTACAGAAAATCGCCTGCGAGGAGCTGAATGAGGTGCCCAATCGTGTGGCGGACGATGTGCTGGCGCTGCGTCAATGGATACACAAACAACCACATTTGTGTGCGCGCACCAATGATCAGTTTCTCGTCGGCTTTCTGCGCGGCTCCAAGAATAGTTTGGAAAAGGCGAAGCAGAAAATCGATCGTTACTACACATTGAAGGCAGCCTTGCCGGAGGTGTTCAATGAGCGACGACAGGTCGACGATCCGCTAGTGATGGAAATTGTACGCCTAGG CATCATCTTACAGATACCGGTGCCCGCCGACTACCATGGCCCCTGCATAACGATCATACGCGCATGCTCGTACGACACCACCAAATACAAGTTCGCCGATATTATACGCGTCGGTTCGATGTTTGGCGAAATTATGACAATCGAGGATGACAATTCCACAGTTAGCGGCTATATTGAGATTATGGATATGTCTAATGTGAGCGGTCAGCATTTTCTGCAATTGAAACCGGATTTGCTGCGCAAGTTCTCGACCTTCGCTGAGGAGGCAATGCCAATGCGTCAACGTGGCACACATTTTATTAATGTACCGACGGCGTTTGAGAAGGGCTTCCGGACACTAAGCACTTTCTTTCCGGAGAAAATGCTCAGTCGG ATTTCAGTCAACTCTAATCCCGAAGCGTTGTTCGAATTCCTGCCACGCGAACATTTGCCGCAGGAGTATGGCGGTGAGAATGGCACCATAGCCGATATTGTGGAGCGCATGGAAGCGAAATTGTTGCGTTATCGCGACTACTTTTTGCAGGAACCGGAATTCGGCACTAATGAGAAGTTGCGCGAGGGCGCGCTCTATAATTATGAGAACATTTTCGGGCTGGTGGGTTCATTCCGTAAATTAGAAGTCGATTAG
- the LOC105228353 gene encoding uncharacterized protein LOC105228353 isoform X2: MAPSVCQNSPKLTAAAAHSATMTNTTLIGGAGAGGVGAATTISAPSITQKSNYGGSSINGSMASYKMSSSENSWSQPVFNKENQRPPVYNPEDYVQSLKKFGKRQSGQNVRSIYDNNSETTAKEENSHKSTTLPHKHAEYKSPIPAAPESEGEMSLRQFASVTDLLIKLRADLRVSFPSFVQEFVATPSDGISLLLEVLRAIQLSQSSNAAVPPNQSTASMPRNPQSYQRRALLDELACLQCLSICCSRSLDATARLGTTPVGLMPLASSATGQGIRARILAMQLMSAACDKTALGHGSQKSVTAGHTAVSEAMSTLRLRCSEPVRFRLLVGMLNSGGGSGELQAVGVKFINSFLESSENLQQRLYLQAELFQAGFEPGCLAKTISPASSWVENLRNEIKRFHELYVDVDKMITQAREADRVRSQMVILERRVQILHEEKTVLTSMERRLQERCAELQREIFRLQGAQNENTFKSLDKQPVALPRHVPPGKNESEHEDEGISSSETGPSLSPVPILVLPQKSSASLIAKQHHKNKSKSPDNSTGDSGAATGTATTIEDVMQELDQVVSEAEKQITTQQLQQQKHQIKQQFSQTKVAKEKDIVPVNIVPQPPRKSRSLAHLVSQADGSELDGSEYGMLMLQNHGDPGAAERVTALQTFFDETDYDMPEIDKPYSIESPDIPEVSANTTAYNASTTRELLDVIMDARHSDDDPTMKAFREASNQHQHQHQHQHHHHNNNAAIKRQSMSVAAPPPPPPLLAKKPQAPAQHFNGVFFMTGMNTPQKYPKPDVTAALQARRVTKNVERLEAAFASTSPETLLDGSSAMSPAAQQVVREKSRSNQQIYFGSNPALRLSCGSSAGGGAGISGNNVTVLIQHSNAAQSTQQPVGNATAINMRTRSCTQGSKVTDTPSGLY, encoded by the exons ATGGCACCGAGCGTCTGTCAAAATTCACCGAAATTAACGGCAGCCGCTGCGCATAGCGCCACCATGACCAACACAACGCTGATAGGTGGTGCAGGAGCTGGTGGTGTTGGCGCCGCCACAACCATCTCCGCGCCATCAATCACACAGAAGAGCAATTATGGTGGCAGTAGCATCAATGGCTCCATGGCTTCATACAAAATGTCAAGTTCGGAGAATAGCTGGTCGCAGCCTGTTTTCAACAAG GAGAACCAACGACCTCCAGTTTATAACCCCGAGGATTATGTGCAATCgttaaaaaaatttggcaaaagaCAGAGTGGTCAAAATGTGCGTTCTATATACGATAACAACAGCGAGACTACAGCtaaagaagaaaacagtcaCAAATCGACGACGTTACCACATAAACATGCGgaatacaa AAGTCCCATACCGGCAGCGCCTGAAAGTGAAGGCGAGATGTCCTTACGACAGTTTGCCTCGGTCACTGATTTACTCATAAAACTACGCGCGGATTTACGCGTCTCTTTTCCAAG CTTTGTGCAGGAGTTCGTGGCCACACCTTCCGACGGCATAAGTCTATTACTCGAGGTGCTACGCGCTATACAACTCTCGCAGTCGAGCAATGCCGCTGTGCCACCGAATCAAAGTACTGCCTCCATGCCACGAAATCCGCAATCGTATCAACGGCGCGCTTTACTTGACGAACTGGCTTGTCT ACAATGTCTCAGCATTTGCTGCTCCCGTTCATTGGACGCGACCGCGCGTTTGGGCACAACGCCTGTCGGCCTGATGCCATTGGCTTCCTCGGCGACTGGTCAGGGCATACGTGCACGCATTTTGGCCATGCAATTAATGTCTGCCGCGTGCGATAAAACGGCGTTGGGTCATGGTTCACAAAAATCAGTCACAGCCGGCCATACGGCCGTCTCGGAGGCTATGTCGACGTTACGTTTGCGCTGCAGTGAGCCGGTACGTTTTCGCCTGCTTGTGGGTATGCTGAACAGTGGCGGTGGTTCGGGTGAACTGCAAGCGGTGGGCGTCAA ATTTATTAATTCCTTTTTGGAGAGTTCTGAAAATCTACAGCAACGTTTATATCTACAAGCGGAACTATTCCAGGCCGGTTTTGAGCCAGGTTGTCTAGCAAAG ACCATATCACCCGCCTCATCCTGGGTGGAAAATTTGCGTAACGAGATCAAACGGTTCCACGAGTTGTACGTGGATGTTGACAAAATGATCACACAAGCGCGAGAAGCCGACCGCGTGCGTAGTCAAATGGTGATACTGGAGCGAAGAGTGCAG atTCTACACGAGGAGAAAACAGTGCTAACGTCAATGGAGCGTCGTTTGCAAGAGCGTTGTGCCGAATTACAGCGCGAAATCTTCCGCCTGCAAGGTGCTCAGAATGAAAACACCTTCAAGTCCCTGGATAAGCAACCGGTGGCATTACCACGTCATGTGCCGCCCGGTAAAAATGAGAGCGAGCATGAGGATGAGGGTATCAGCAGTTCAGAGACGGGTCCCTCACTCAGTCCAGTGCCCATATTGGTTTTGCCGCAGAAATCCAGCGCTTCCCTAATAGCCAAGCAGCATCACAAAAACAAATCCAAATCACCGGATAACTCAACGGGAGATAGTGGCGCTGCCACCGGCACAGCTACCACCATTGAGGACGTCATGCAAGAGCTGGATCAGGTCGTTAGCGAGGCAGAGAAACAGATAACAACACAACAactgcagcaacaaaaacaccaaatcAAGCAACAATTCAGTCAAACCAAAGTTGCCAAGGAAAAGGATATAGTGCCGGTCAATATAGTGCCACAGCCACCGCGCAAATCGCGTTCGCTCGCACATCTCGTCTCACAGGCCGATGGTTCCGAGTTGGATGGCTCCGAATATGGCATGCTGATGCTACAGAATCATGGTGATCCTGGCGCCGCTGAACGCGTTACGGCATTGCAAACATTTTTCGATGAAACCGACTATGATATGCCCGAAATCGACAAGCCATACAGCATAGAATCACCAGATATACCGGAGGTGAGCGCAAACACCACCGCCTACAATGCGAGCACCACACGTGAGCTACTCGACGTTATAATGGATGCTCGTCACAGTGATGACGATCCAACAATGAAAGCCTTTCGCGAGGCGAGCAAtcaacatcaacatcaacacCAACACCAGCATCACCATCACAACAATAATGCTGCCATCAAACGCCAAAGCATGTCAGTGGcagcaccaccaccaccgccaccgctACTAGCGAAGAAACCACAAGCGCCTGCGCAACATTTCAACGGTGTCTTCTTTATGACCGGCATGAATACGCCACAAAAGTACCCCAAACCGGATGTAACCGCCGCATTGCAAGCGCGACGCGTCACCAAGAATGTTGAGCGCTTAGAGGCGGCATTCGCTTCCACCAGCCCTGAAACGCTTTTGGATGGCAGCAGCGCAATGTCGCCGGCGGCGCAACAGGTGGTGCGTGAAAAATCGCGTAGCAATCAACAGATCTATTTTGGCAGTAATCCAGCGCTGCGTTTAAGTTGCGGCAGTAGCGCTGGTGGCGGCGCTGGCATTAGTGGCAATAATGTAACCGTCTTGATACAGCATAGCAATGCGGCACAGTCCACGCAACAGCCGGTCGGCAATGCGACAGCGATAAATATGCGCACGCGCTCCTGTACGCAAGGCTCAAAGGTGACCGATACACCATCGGGATTATACTGA